The following proteins come from a genomic window of Oncorhynchus kisutch isolate 150728-3 unplaced genomic scaffold, Okis_V2 Okis06b-Okis10b_hom, whole genome shotgun sequence:
- the cacng5b gene encoding voltage-dependent calcium channel gamma-5 subunit codes for MSGCGRKALALLSSVFAVSGLGLLGVAVSTDYWLYLEEGVILPLNQTTDIRTSLHSGLWRVCFLAGEEAGRCFTIEYIMPMNLQLTSESTVSVLKMIRSATPFPLVSLFFMFIGFVLNNIGHVRPHRTILAFVSGIFFILSGLALVVGLVLYISSINDEMLNRTKSSESYFSYRYGWSFAFAAISFLLTESAGVMSVYLFMKRYTAEEMYQRHHPGFYRPRLSNCSDHSGQFLHPETWARGRSPSDISSETSLQMSTSYPALLKCPDYDQISSSPC; via the exons ATGAGCGGGTGCGGCAGGAAGGCTCTGGCATTGCTGAGCAGCGTGTTTGCGGTCAGCGGGCTGGGGCTTCTGGGAGTTGCGGTCTCTACAGACTACTGGCTGTACCTGGAGGAGGGGGTCATCCTGCCCCTGAACCAGACCACTGACATCAGGACCTCCCTGCACTCTGGACTCTGGAGAGTCTGCTTCCTGGCAG gTGAAGAGGCAGGTCGCTGTTTCACCATCGAGTACATCATGCCCATGAACTTACAGCTCACCTCTGAGTCCACAGTCAGTGTACTTA agatgaTTCGTTCAGCCACTCCGTTTCCTCTGGTCAGTCTGTTCTTCATGTTCATCGGCTTTGTGCTAAACAACATCGGACACGTCCGACCTCATCGCACTATCCTGGCCTTTGTCTCCGGAATCTTCTTCATCCTTTCAG gTCTGGCTCTGGTGGTAGGTCTCGTGTTGTATATATCCAGTATTAATGACGAGATGTTGAACAGGACTAAGAGCAGTGAGTCCTACTTCAGCTACCGGTACGGCTGGTCCTTCGCCTTCGCTGCCATCTCCTTTCTGCTCACTGAG agtgCGGGCGTCATGTCCGTCTACCTGTTCATGAAGCGCTACACAGCCGAGGAAATGTACCAGCGCCACCACCCCGGCTTCTACCGGCCACGCCTCAGTAACTGCTCTGACCACTCCGGTCAGTTCCTGCACCCGGAGACCTGGGCACGCGGACGCAGCCCCTCGGACATCTCCAGCGAAACCTCACTCCAGATGAGCACCAGCTACCCTGCCCTGCTCAAGTGCCCCGACTACGACCAGATCTCCTCCTCACCCTGCTGA